Proteins encoded in a region of the Paucibacter sediminis genome:
- a CDS encoding cobyric acid synthase, with product MTAKAVMVLGTTSNAGKSWLATALCRWYARQGLRVAPYKAQNMSNNARVVPGLNGAMGEIGSAQYFQALAARCLPEVRMNPVLLKPEKDTASQVIVLGEVDRQLTDMPWRERSEQLWLRARPPLHELMAENDVVVIEGAGSPAEINLHSSDYVNMRTALEVNAACLLVTDIDRGGAFAHLYGTHQLLPAHERALIRGFVLNRFRGDASLLAPGPAQLQALTGVPTVAVLPMWRGHGLPEEDGVFDDVASGSGLKIAVVAYPRLSNLDEFQPLRSLPGVRLSWAREPAQLEAADWIILPGSKAVAADLAWLRAQQLDQAIARHAAAGKPLLGICGGLQMLGESLLDPYQIDGNAPGLGLLPLVTQFEREKLLRPAQLQFAADLQGPWAALHGVAVQGYEIHHGRTAQHPSMAPAQVALRDDAGAAVGWQQGSVLGLYAHGLFEQPALLRALFGTEVQTLDAVFEGLADFIDRHFQPDYLMQLLQPPPA from the coding sequence ATGACCGCCAAGGCCGTGATGGTGCTGGGCACCACCAGCAATGCCGGCAAGAGCTGGCTCGCCACCGCGCTATGCCGCTGGTATGCGCGCCAGGGGCTCAGGGTCGCGCCCTACAAGGCGCAGAACATGAGCAACAACGCCCGCGTCGTGCCCGGCCTGAACGGGGCGATGGGCGAGATCGGCAGCGCCCAGTACTTCCAGGCCCTGGCCGCGCGCTGCCTGCCCGAGGTGCGCATGAACCCGGTGCTGCTGAAGCCCGAGAAGGACACCGCCTCGCAGGTGATCGTGCTGGGCGAGGTGGACCGGCAGCTCACCGACATGCCCTGGCGCGAACGCAGCGAGCAACTCTGGCTGCGCGCCCGACCGCCCCTGCACGAGCTGATGGCCGAGAACGATGTGGTGGTGATCGAGGGCGCGGGTTCGCCGGCCGAGATCAATCTGCACAGCAGCGATTACGTCAATATGCGCACCGCGCTGGAGGTGAACGCCGCCTGCCTGCTGGTGACCGACATCGACCGCGGCGGCGCCTTTGCCCATCTCTACGGCACGCACCAGCTGCTGCCCGCGCATGAACGCGCGCTGATACGCGGCTTTGTGCTGAACCGTTTCCGCGGCGATGCCAGCCTGCTGGCGCCCGGCCCGGCGCAGCTGCAGGCCCTCACCGGCGTGCCCACGGTGGCGGTGCTGCCGATGTGGCGCGGCCATGGTCTGCCCGAGGAAGACGGCGTGTTCGATGACGTCGCCAGCGGCAGCGGGCTGAAGATCGCCGTGGTGGCCTATCCGCGCCTGTCCAACCTCGACGAGTTCCAGCCCCTGCGCAGCCTGCCCGGCGTGCGCCTGAGCTGGGCGCGCGAGCCGGCGCAGCTGGAGGCGGCGGACTGGATCATCCTGCCCGGCTCCAAGGCGGTGGCGGCCGACCTGGCTTGGTTGCGCGCGCAACAGCTCGACCAGGCGATCGCCCGCCATGCCGCCGCCGGCAAACCCCTGCTGGGCATTTGCGGCGGCCTGCAGATGCTGGGCGAAAGCCTCTTGGACCCCTACCAGATCGACGGCAACGCGCCCGGCCTGGGCCTCTTGCCCCTGGTGACCCAGTTCGAGCGCGAGAAGCTGCTGCGCCCGGCCCAGCTGCAGTTCGCCGCCGATCTGCAGGGCCCCTGGGCGGCGCTGCACGGCGTGGCGGTGCAAGGCTACGAGATCCACCATGGCCGCACCGCGCAGCACCCCAGCATGGCGCCGGCCCAGGTGGCGCTACGCGATGACGCTGGCGCGGCGGTGGGCTGGCAGCAGGGCAGCGTGCTGGGCCTGTACGCCCATGGCCTGTTCGAGCAGCCGGCCCTGCTGCGCGCGCTGTTCGGCACCGAGGTGCAGACGCTGGACGCGGTGTTCGAGGGCCTGGCCGATTTCATCGACCGGCATTTCCAGCCCGACTATCTGATGCAGCTGCTGCAGCCCCCACCCGCATGA